In Anaerolineales bacterium, the following proteins share a genomic window:
- a CDS encoding glycosyltransferase family 2 protein, which produces MKTPTYSIVVPLFNESESLPEFIARTTAVMDGLGQPWELIMVDDGSRDTTAQILLEHAAKAEHIRPILFARNFGHQIAVTAGMDYARGTAVILIDADLQDPPEVIPQLIEKWQEGYEVVYAVRRQRDGESFFKKFTASAFYRLINRITDIEIPLDTGDFRLMDRKVVDVLNRMREHHRFLRGMSAWVGFRQVGVPYDRAARFAGETNYTLGRMVKLALTAITGFSFFPLQVSTYVGFVSAALALLSIPLVIVLRVIGSQAFTGQATVLIAVLFFGGVQLISLGIVGEYIGRLYDEVRGRPLYILRNNPDEPVKKAK; this is translated from the coding sequence ATGAAGACTCCCACCTATTCCATCGTTGTACCCCTGTTCAACGAGTCCGAAAGCCTGCCGGAATTCATTGCCCGCACCACCGCCGTGATGGATGGCCTGGGCCAGCCGTGGGAGCTCATCATGGTGGATGACGGTTCGCGTGATACCACCGCCCAAATCCTGCTGGAGCACGCCGCCAAGGCCGAGCACATCCGCCCGATCCTGTTCGCCCGCAACTTCGGCCACCAGATCGCCGTCACCGCCGGGATGGACTACGCCCGCGGCACCGCCGTCATTTTGATTGATGCCGATTTGCAGGACCCGCCCGAGGTGATTCCGCAGCTCATCGAAAAATGGCAAGAGGGCTACGAGGTGGTCTACGCCGTACGCCGCCAGCGTGATGGTGAGAGCTTCTTCAAGAAGTTCACCGCCTCGGCCTTCTATCGCCTCATCAACCGCATCACCGATATCGAGATTCCGCTTGACACGGGTGACTTCCGCCTCATGGACCGCAAAGTGGTGGATGTGCTCAACCGCATGCGCGAGCACCATCGCTTCCTGCGCGGCATGTCCGCCTGGGTCGGCTTCCGCCAAGTCGGTGTGCCCTATGACCGTGCCGCTCGCTTCGCCGGCGAGACCAACTACACGCTCGGCCGCATGGTCAAGCTGGCCCTCACCGCCATCACCGGCTTCTCGTTCTTCCCGCTACAGGTCTCCACCTATGTTGGCTTTGTCTCCGCTGCCTTGGCGTTGCTCTCCATCCCGCTGGTGATTGTGTTGCGCGTGATCGGCAGCCAGGCCTTCACCGGCCAGGCTACTGTGCTGATCGCTGTGCTGTTCTTTGGCGGCGTGCAGCTCATCTCGCTCGGCATCGTCGGCGAATACATCGGCCGC
- the arcC gene encoding carbamate kinase — protein MDNMTKKIAVVAVGGNALIQQKGKEGIADQYAAASQTMGYVAEMIQAGWDVVVTHGNGPQVGFALRRSELAANELPPVPLDYCGAETQGWIGYMFQKALNNVFAQRGIAKYAATVVTQCLVDAADPAFKNPTKPIGSFVDAAAAEQLRAQGKHVTEDSGRGWREVVASPQPKEIIEAPAIQQLIESGFMVVACGGGGIPVIKEGGELKGVAAVIDKDFASSLLAGEIGAELLLISTGVEQVMLHYNTPQQRALKRMTVAEAKQYIEEGHFAPGSMLPKIQAAVRFVEAGGTQALITDPANIARALRGETGTWISA, from the coding sequence ATGGATAACATGACCAAAAAAATCGCCGTCGTCGCCGTAGGCGGCAACGCCCTGATCCAGCAAAAGGGTAAAGAAGGCATCGCTGACCAATACGCCGCCGCCAGCCAAACCATGGGCTATGTGGCTGAGATGATCCAGGCGGGCTGGGATGTTGTCGTCACCCACGGCAACGGCCCGCAGGTTGGCTTTGCTCTGCGCCGCTCAGAGCTGGCCGCCAACGAGCTGCCGCCCGTGCCGCTGGATTACTGCGGCGCCGAGACGCAAGGTTGGATCGGCTACATGTTCCAGAAGGCGCTTAATAACGTGTTCGCCCAACGCGGTATCGCCAAGTACGCCGCGACAGTGGTCACGCAGTGCTTAGTAGACGCGGCCGACCCTGCATTCAAGAATCCCACCAAGCCCATCGGCTCCTTTGTGGACGCGGCTGCCGCCGAGCAGCTACGCGCTCAGGGCAAACACGTGACCGAGGACTCCGGCCGTGGCTGGCGCGAGGTCGTCGCCTCGCCGCAGCCCAAAGAGATTATTGAGGCGCCCGCCATCCAGCAGCTCATCGAAAGCGGCTTCATGGTGGTGGCCTGCGGCGGCGGTGGCATCCCCGTCATCAAAGAGGGTGGCGAGCTCAAAGGCGTGGCGGCTGTCATTGACAAGGATTTCGCTTCCAGCCTGCTGGCTGGCGAGATCGGCGCCGAGCTACTGCTCATCTCCACCGGCGTGGAGCAGGTCATGCTGCACTACAACACGCCCCAGCAGCGCGCCCTCAAACGCATGACCGTGGCCGAAGCCAAACAATATATAGAAGAGGGCCACTTTGCCCCCGGCAGCATGCTGCCCAAGATCCAGGCCGCCGTACGCTTTGTCGAAGCGGGCGGCACGCAGGCCCTCATCACCGACCCCGCCAATATCGCCCGCGCCCTGCGCGGCGAAACGGGCACTTGGATCAGCGCCTAG
- a CDS encoding 8-oxoguanine deaminase, with protein sequence MSTLLVRNATLMATMDDQRREIQDGGLFIRDGFIEQVGPSAELPQSADEVLDLRGHVLLPGLVNTHHHFVQILTRAVPAAQNVNLFNWLTTLYPIWARLTPDDVKVATRTALAELALSGCTTASDHLYIYPNGARLDDQIEAALQMGLRLQASRGSMTLGESQGGLPPDSVVETDAQVLAESRRLVETYHDAKPGALIQVVLAPCSPFNVSPDLMRETAKLARHYGVHMHTHLAETQDEEQYTQQHYGMRPVAWMETMDWLGPDVWYAHSVHVNDAEIAQYAQHNCGVAHCPSSNMRLASGIPPVLKMLNAGVRVGLGVDGSASNDSSHLLAEVRQAMLLARLDAGQRGASLSGEDAPPLMTARTALELATRGGAAVLGRSDIGSLEVGKCADFFAVNLHQLGFAGALHDPLAALVFCAPVQADYTVVGGRFIVKEGQLQTADLPVLVEQHNHAATRLVNG encoded by the coding sequence ATGAGCACACTTCTAGTACGCAATGCTACTCTGATGGCCACCATGGATGATCAGCGCCGTGAGATCCAAGACGGCGGCCTCTTCATCCGTGATGGCTTCATTGAACAAGTCGGGCCGAGCGCCGAGCTGCCGCAAAGCGCAGACGAAGTGCTGGATCTGCGCGGCCATGTACTGCTACCTGGCCTGGTGAACACGCACCATCACTTCGTGCAGATCCTCACCCGCGCCGTGCCCGCCGCCCAGAACGTCAATCTGTTCAACTGGCTCACCACGCTGTATCCCATCTGGGCACGCCTCACGCCCGATGATGTCAAGGTCGCCACGCGCACCGCGCTGGCTGAGCTGGCCCTCTCTGGCTGCACCACCGCCTCAGACCATCTCTACATCTACCCCAACGGGGCGCGCCTGGATGACCAGATCGAGGCCGCCTTGCAAATGGGCCTGCGCCTGCAGGCCTCACGCGGCTCGATGACCCTCGGCGAGAGCCAGGGCGGCCTGCCGCCCGACAGCGTCGTCGAAACTGACGCGCAAGTATTGGCCGAGAGCCGCCGCCTGGTCGAGACCTACCACGACGCCAAGCCCGGCGCGCTAATTCAAGTGGTGTTGGCGCCGTGCTCGCCGTTCAACGTGTCGCCTGACCTGATGCGCGAGACGGCCAAGCTGGCGCGCCACTATGGCGTACACATGCATACCCACCTGGCCGAGACGCAAGATGAGGAGCAATACACACAGCAGCACTACGGCATGCGCCCGGTAGCCTGGATGGAAACGATGGATTGGCTCGGGCCGGATGTTTGGTACGCCCACTCCGTGCACGTCAACGATGCCGAGATTGCCCAGTACGCCCAGCACAACTGTGGCGTAGCGCACTGCCCATCCTCCAATATGCGCTTGGCCTCCGGCATCCCGCCGGTGCTCAAGATGCTCAACGCTGGTGTGCGCGTCGGCCTCGGTGTAGACGGCTCGGCCAGCAATGACAGCTCGCACCTGCTGGCCGAGGTGCGCCAGGCTATGCTGCTGGCGCGGCTTGACGCCGGCCAGCGCGGCGCCTCGCTCTCCGGCGAGGATGCCCCGCCGCTGATGACCGCCCGCACCGCGCTGGAGTTGGCCACACGCGGCGGCGCCGCCGTGCTCGGCCGCAGCGACATCGGCTCGCTGGAAGTTGGCAAGTGCGCCGACTTCTTCGCCGTGAACCTGCACCAGCTCGGCTTTGCCGGCGCCCTGCATGACCCGCTGGCTGCCCTCGTCTTCTGTGCTCCTGTGCAGGCTGATTACACCGTGGTGGGCGGCCGCTTCATCGTGAAGGAAGGCCAACTGCAAACCGCCGATCTGCCTGTCCTGGTCGAGCAGCACAACCACGCCGCCACGCGTCTGGTGAATGGATAA
- a CDS encoding DUF4040 domain-containing protein: protein MLTPFLLLLLLSGPALWLLRPHRWGHAGWLAALSPALVTGWLLTQLGAVGNGQVLTEQRVWSDAFGLALDLRLDGLGLFFGLIVAGIGTAIAVYAGYYFEKNSRLGYFYALLFTFMTSMLGLVWADNLLALFVFWEGTSITSYLLISFKLTDKNALEGARRAFVVTGMGALAMLGGFVLLGQMAGTYSISGLLALPAATLTQHALFTPMLVLVLLGAFTKSAQFPFHFWLPGAMAAPTPASAYLHSATMVKAGVYLLARLHPAFAESPLWFWALFVVGGLTMLVGAVIALRHYDLKAILAYATVSQLGVLVMLLAFNTKVAVTAAVVGILAHALYKGPLFMVAGIVDHATGTRDIRKLAGLARSLPLVGAAAILAGVSMAGIIPTFGFVAKELLLENFFALIEAGQSQLGWIGLVAVVLTGALFVAYSLILLWEAFLRRSSPLKQATVHHAPSTLFVLPVLALTIVGALIPFFFSAIEGALFGSAGSAILGATLEPHLALWHGWTPIFLTSLLAIALGALVFTQREGIRKLFAKAPEFKGQTVFDSAVDALYGVARWSTRTVQGSSFPTQISIPLLAAAGFAAFALRHNFIADLRVDWSAVPTFYEVVLPLLAVVAALAIARAQSRLSAIISLGLVGSVVMLIYVFFSAPDLALTQFLVEVLTLVLLVFVFYRIPNHAYPKPPKHRSLKYLLISLVVGAWGFSMALLAAGEPLAQSISEYFSLNATAAHGGNIVNVILVDFRGFDTLGEISVMVVAALGGYALLRASRLRPVKPDKKYKEPPHA, encoded by the coding sequence ATGCTGACACCTTTTCTTCTCTTACTTTTGTTGAGCGGCCCGGCGCTGTGGCTGCTACGCCCGCATCGCTGGGGGCACGCTGGCTGGTTGGCGGCGCTCAGCCCGGCGCTGGTCACCGGCTGGCTACTGACGCAGTTAGGCGCAGTGGGGAACGGCCAGGTTCTGACCGAGCAACGCGTATGGTCAGATGCCTTTGGCCTGGCGCTGGACCTGCGCCTGGATGGGCTGGGCTTGTTCTTTGGCCTCATCGTGGCGGGCATCGGCACGGCGATTGCCGTGTATGCCGGTTACTACTTTGAGAAGAACTCACGCCTGGGCTACTTCTACGCCCTGCTGTTCACCTTCATGACCAGTATGCTGGGGCTGGTGTGGGCAGATAACTTGCTGGCCTTGTTTGTATTTTGGGAGGGCACCAGCATCACCAGCTATTTGCTGATCTCCTTCAAGCTGACCGATAAGAACGCCCTCGAAGGCGCACGTCGCGCGTTCGTAGTGACGGGCATGGGCGCGCTGGCGATGCTGGGCGGTTTTGTGCTGCTGGGCCAAATGGCCGGCACATATTCCATTAGCGGGCTGCTGGCTCTGCCGGCCGCCACGCTGACGCAGCACGCGCTGTTCACGCCCATGCTGGTGCTGGTGCTCTTGGGCGCATTTACAAAATCAGCCCAGTTCCCATTTCACTTCTGGCTGCCCGGCGCCATGGCTGCGCCTACGCCGGCCAGCGCCTATTTGCATTCAGCCACGATGGTGAAGGCGGGCGTGTATCTGCTGGCACGCCTGCACCCGGCCTTCGCCGAGAGCCCGCTGTGGTTCTGGGCGTTGTTTGTCGTGGGCGGGCTGACCATGCTGGTGGGTGCGGTGATCGCACTGCGCCACTATGACCTCAAAGCCATTCTGGCCTATGCCACCGTCAGCCAGCTTGGCGTGCTGGTGATGCTACTGGCGTTCAATACTAAGGTGGCCGTCACCGCCGCCGTGGTGGGCATTCTGGCGCATGCACTGTACAAGGGTCCGCTGTTCATGGTGGCGGGCATCGTAGACCACGCCACGGGCACGCGCGACATTCGCAAGCTGGCCGGGCTGGCGCGCAGCCTGCCGCTGGTAGGCGCGGCGGCGATCTTGGCGGGCGTCTCGATGGCCGGCATCATCCCCACCTTTGGCTTTGTGGCCAAAGAGTTGCTGCTGGAGAATTTCTTTGCCCTTATCGAAGCCGGGCAAAGCCAACTGGGCTGGATCGGCCTGGTGGCGGTCGTGCTCACCGGCGCGCTGTTTGTAGCCTATAGCTTGATCTTGCTGTGGGAAGCGTTCCTGCGGCGCAGCTCACCGCTGAAGCAGGCCACGGTGCACCACGCGCCATCGACGCTGTTTGTGCTGCCGGTGCTGGCGCTCACCATCGTGGGCGCGCTGATTCCGTTCTTCTTCTCAGCCATTGAGGGCGCGCTGTTCGGCTCGGCGGGCAGCGCCATCCTGGGCGCAACGCTGGAGCCGCATCTGGCGCTGTGGCACGGCTGGACGCCGATCTTCCTCACCAGCCTGCTGGCGATTGCGCTGGGCGCACTGGTCTTTACGCAGCGCGAGGGCATCCGCAAGCTGTTTGCTAAAGCCCCCGAGTTTAAAGGACAGACAGTCTTTGACAGCGCGGTGGACGCGCTGTATGGCGTGGCGCGCTGGAGCACGCGCACGGTGCAAGGCTCCAGCTTCCCCACCCAGATCAGCATTCCGCTATTGGCGGCGGCTGGTTTCGCCGCCTTTGCGCTACGCCACAACTTCATTGCAGATCTACGCGTAGACTGGAGTGCCGTACCTACTTTCTACGAGGTCGTGCTACCGCTGCTGGCAGTGGTGGCGGCGCTGGCGATCGCCCGCGCCCAAAGCCGCCTGAGCGCCATCATCAGCCTGGGTCTGGTGGGCAGCGTGGTAATGCTCATCTATGTGTTCTTCTCGGCGCCGGATCTGGCGCTGACCCAATTCCTGGTGGAAGTGCTCACCCTGGTGCTGCTGGTGTTCGTGTTCTACCGCATCCCCAACCACGCCTACCCCAAGCCGCCCAAGCACCGTTCCTTGAAGTATCTGCTAATCAGCCTGGTGGTGGGCGCCTGGGGCTTTAGCATGGCGCTGCTAGCGGCGGGGGAACCACTGGCACAAAGCATCAGTGAATACTTCTCGCTGAACGCCACCGCGGCCCACGGCGGCAACATCGTCAACGTAATCCTGGTGGATTTCCGCGGCTTTGATACGCTGGGCGAGATCAGCGTGATGGTGGTGGCGGCGCTGGGTGGCTACGCCCTGCTGCGCGCCTCGCGCCTGCGCCCGGTGAAGCCTGACAAGAAATACAAGGAGCCTCCGCATGCCTGA
- a CDS encoding MnhB domain-containing protein, whose protein sequence is MPELYLALLDRILTPVLLLLAVIFLLAGHNAPGGGFIAGLVVASAFLMQILARGDAFVRRLIGPYLQPLMGAGLLIAAASSLAGIGRYGQFFEGVWWQLQLGGRAWEFGSPALFDIGVFLVVSTFVTSYLLELSRPAKEGGRK, encoded by the coding sequence ATGCCTGAGCTGTATCTGGCCCTTCTCGATCGCATCCTTACCCCGGTGCTGCTACTGCTGGCGGTGATCTTCTTGCTGGCCGGCCACAACGCGCCCGGCGGTGGCTTCATTGCCGGGTTGGTGGTGGCCAGCGCCTTCCTGATGCAAATCCTGGCGCGCGGTGATGCGTTCGTGCGCCGCCTGATCGGCCCGTACCTGCAGCCGCTGATGGGCGCCGGGTTGCTGATCGCCGCGGCATCCTCACTGGCTGGCATCGGGCGCTATGGCCAATTCTTTGAAGGGGTGTGGTGGCAACTGCAGCTGGGCGGCCGGGCCTGGGAATTTGGCTCGCCGGCCCTGTTTGACATTGGCGTCTTCCTGGTGGTGAGCACCTTCGTCACCTCATACCTACTCGAGCTCAGCCGCCCGGCCAAAGAAGGAGGCCGCAAATGA
- a CDS encoding NADH-quinone oxidoreductase subunit K, whose translation MIALVFAGLVAVLMASATYLILQRHAVRMVLGLGLFTHAVNLLLFGTSVSHRGLPPIIADKAAFNGDISQFVDPLPQALILTAIVISFGIVAFLIALLHRRNSLEAIGESCTDRRNDPFAKQAPATLEREEEDYEWLEDVVLLKQLDKPKGRR comes from the coding sequence ATGATTGCTTTGGTCTTTGCCGGGTTGGTGGCGGTGCTGATGGCCAGCGCCACCTACCTGATCTTGCAGCGCCACGCGGTGCGCATGGTGCTCGGCCTGGGCTTGTTCACCCACGCGGTCAACCTGTTGCTGTTTGGTACCAGCGTCAGCCACCGCGGCCTGCCGCCGATCATCGCCGACAAGGCGGCCTTCAACGGCGACATCAGCCAGTTTGTCGACCCGCTGCCGCAGGCCTTGATCCTGACTGCCATCGTGATCAGCTTTGGCATCGTGGCCTTCCTGATCGCCCTGCTGCATCGCCGCAATTCCTTGGAAGCCATTGGGGAAAGTTGTACTGACCGTCGCAATGACCCGTTCGCCAAGCAAGCCCCCGCCACGCTGGAACGCGAGGAAGAAGATTACGAATGGTTGGAAGATGTGGTGCTGCTGAAACAGCTAGATAAGCCCAAAGGGAGGCGCTGA
- a CDS encoding Na+/H+ antiporter subunit D: MDFYANWLAAPILVPLVFAASALLVARRVTLRQIRVQRSLALVASLLNLAVALLLLYHTLQGQRMVLYAGAWQAPFGITLVADAFSAIMLALTALLGVAVVLYAMGTLDQRQGLNFYPLLLFLLMGVNGAFLAGDLFNLYVFFEVLLMASFVLLSLGGRPSQVNGGLRYVVLNLIASTLFLTAAGVVYGTLGTLNLAQLAERMALAPQSLRIVLAGILLLAFGSKAGLFPLFFWLPASYHTPHPAVTAIFGGLLTKVGIYALFRIFPLLFPELLSSWQPLLLTVAALTMLTGVFGAMAVTTIRRVLSFHVISQVGYMVMGLGLVASGNQLALGFGLAAGIFYIIHHMIVKTALLMAGGAAELTMGTGRLEPGYLGGLAKRAPALAVLFFVAAFSLAGIPPSSGFVSKLGLLQAALDAGQWPIAGVSLVVSLLTLMSMLRLWQKGFAGPAKSDTFPLRTPQPRLTLAPIALLVLASLAIGIFSAPVFGWAQTAAAQVLDREGYIRAVAPRADIPRLWAPGEEH, from the coding sequence ATGGATTTCTACGCCAACTGGTTGGCTGCCCCCATTCTGGTGCCACTGGTCTTCGCGGCCAGCGCGCTGCTGGTGGCCAGGCGGGTGACGCTGCGCCAGATCCGGGTGCAACGCAGCCTGGCGCTAGTGGCCAGCCTGTTGAACCTGGCGGTAGCACTGCTCCTGCTGTATCACACGCTGCAAGGGCAACGCATGGTGCTGTATGCCGGTGCCTGGCAGGCGCCCTTTGGCATCACGCTGGTGGCGGATGCCTTCAGCGCGATCATGCTGGCGCTCACCGCGCTGCTGGGGGTGGCGGTTGTGCTGTATGCGATGGGCACGCTCGACCAGCGCCAAGGGTTGAACTTTTACCCCTTGCTGCTCTTTCTGCTGATGGGCGTCAATGGGGCCTTTCTGGCCGGCGATCTGTTCAATCTGTACGTATTTTTTGAAGTCTTGCTGATGGCAAGCTTCGTGCTGCTCAGCCTCGGCGGCCGCCCCAGCCAGGTCAACGGTGGCCTGCGTTACGTGGTGCTCAACCTGATCGCCTCGACCCTGTTCCTCACCGCGGCCGGCGTGGTCTACGGCACGCTAGGCACGCTGAACCTGGCGCAGTTGGCCGAGCGCATGGCGCTGGCGCCGCAATCGCTGCGCATTGTGCTGGCCGGCATACTGCTGCTGGCTTTCGGCAGCAAAGCAGGCTTGTTCCCGCTGTTCTTCTGGTTGCCGGCCAGCTACCACACGCCGCATCCGGCGGTGACGGCGATCTTCGGCGGCCTGTTGACCAAAGTAGGCATCTATGCGCTGTTCCGCATCTTTCCGCTGCTATTCCCGGAGTTACTGAGCAGTTGGCAGCCGCTGCTGCTGACCGTGGCCGCGCTCACGATGCTGACCGGAGTTTTCGGCGCCATGGCGGTCACCACCATACGGCGCGTGCTCAGTTTTCATGTCATCAGCCAAGTCGGTTACATGGTGATGGGCCTCGGGTTGGTGGCCAGTGGTAACCAGCTGGCGCTGGGCTTCGGCCTGGCGGCAGGCATCTTCTATATCATCCACCACATGATCGTGAAGACCGCGCTGCTGATGGCGGGCGGCGCCGCCGAGCTGACCATGGGCACCGGGCGGCTGGAGCCGGGCTATCTGGGCGGGCTGGCCAAGCGCGCCCCGGCCCTGGCGGTGCTGTTTTTCGTGGCAGCCTTCTCGCTGGCCGGCATCCCGCCCTCCAGTGGCTTCGTCAGCAAGCTGGGCTTGCTGCAAGCCGCGCTGGACGCGGGGCAATGGCCCATCGCCGGCGTGAGCCTGGTGGTGAGCCTGCTGACGCTGATGAGCATGCTGCGCCTGTGGCAGAAGGGCTTCGCCGGGCCAGCCAAGAGCGATACCTTCCCGCTGCGCACGCCGCAGCCGCGCCTGACCCTGGCGCCGATCGCGCTGCTGGTGTTGGCCAGCCTGGCGATCGGCATCTTCAGCGCCCCGGTGTTCGGCTGGGCGCAGACTGCCGCTGCCCAGGTGCTGGACCGTGAAGGCTATATCCGCGCAGTGGCACCGCGCGCAGACATACCCCGCCTGTGGGCACCTGGGGAGGAACACTGA
- a CDS encoding Na+/H+ antiporter subunit E — protein MAQSNENKQLIGLLIVNACLAIFWYIFFPGDEARNLLLGFAVGALALSIYHRGYGLRIWWLLSYLAFVAWEIVLSNAKLTWWILHPKLEFHPGIVAVPLTLDSDFEITVLVTMITLTPGTVSVDLRKDRRGRDVVYIHSFFVKDADSFRHEIKETFERRLSLVTRGGWQHELV, from the coding sequence ATGGCGCAAAGCAACGAGAATAAACAACTGATTGGCCTGCTGATCGTCAACGCCTGCCTGGCGATCTTTTGGTATATCTTCTTCCCCGGTGATGAAGCCAGAAACCTGCTGCTGGGTTTCGCGGTGGGCGCGCTGGCCCTCTCGATCTACCATCGCGGGTATGGGCTACGCATCTGGTGGCTGCTCTCCTACCTGGCGTTTGTCGCGTGGGAGATCGTGCTGAGCAACGCCAAGCTGACCTGGTGGATCCTGCACCCCAAGCTGGAGTTCCACCCTGGCATTGTGGCGGTGCCGCTCACTCTGGACAGCGACTTTGAGATCACCGTACTGGTGACGATGATCACGCTGACCCCAGGCACGGTGAGCGTGGACCTGCGCAAGGACCGGCGCGGCCGCGATGTGGTCTACATCCATAGCTTTTTTGTCAAAGACGCCGATTCGTTTCGGCATGAGATCAAAGAGACGTTTGAACGCAGACTATCGTTGGTGACGCGTGGAGGGTGGCAGCATGAACTGGTTTGA
- a CDS encoding monovalent cation/H(+) antiporter subunit G yields the protein MQTHEIIILLVASIGALIMLISSIGVLTLPDVFMRMHAFGKAGTLGISGLILAAGMYYPEYRARMVVLILLFFITGPIASTALSRAAYRVASPSTKLALEFNEMESGPRRARKTAKKKKSR from the coding sequence ATGCAAACACACGAAATCATCATCTTGCTGGTGGCCAGCATCGGGGCGCTGATCATGCTGATCAGTAGCATTGGCGTGCTGACCTTGCCCGATGTGTTCATGCGCATGCACGCCTTCGGCAAGGCGGGCACTTTGGGCATCAGCGGCCTGATCCTGGCGGCAGGCATGTACTATCCGGAGTATCGGGCACGCATGGTGGTATTGATCCTGCTGTTCTTCATCACCGGGCCGATTGCCAGCACCGCCCTGTCGCGGGCGGCTTACCGCGTAGCCAGCCCGAGCACCAAGCTGGCGCTGGAGTTCAACGAGATGGAAAGCGGGCCACGCCGGGCGCGCAAAACCGCCAAAAAGAAAAAGAGCCGCTAG
- the folD gene encoding bifunctional methylenetetrahydrofolate dehydrogenase/methenyltetrahydrofolate cyclohydrolase FolD translates to MSPATILDGKAIAAQLRSEIAARVAAHIAAGAAQPGLATVLVGDDPASAIYVRSKHTACQQAGLASFGYQLPASTSQAELLALVAELNQRADVHGILVQLPLPAHIDALAVLSAIDVRKDVDCLHPENVGLLAQKGRAPRFVPCTPAGVMHLLQVANVPLAGANAIVLGRSNIVGMPLSLLLVRADATVTIAHSRTRDLPAVCRQADVLVAAVGVPELVRGDWIKPGATVIDVGVNRISDPTAKQGSRIVGDVAYGEAAERAGVITPVPGGVGPLTIAMLLQNTLHAAEVQP, encoded by the coding sequence ATGTCTCCCGCCACCATCCTCGACGGCAAGGCCATCGCTGCGCAGCTACGCAGCGAGATCGCCGCCCGCGTAGCCGCCCACATCGCCGCTGGCGCTGCCCAGCCCGGCCTCGCCACCGTGCTGGTGGGCGATGATCCGGCCTCGGCGATCTACGTGCGCAGCAAGCACACGGCCTGCCAGCAGGCTGGCCTGGCGTCCTTCGGCTACCAGTTGCCCGCCAGCACCAGCCAGGCCGAGCTGCTCGCCCTGGTAGCCGAGCTCAACCAGCGCGCCGATGTACACGGCATCCTGGTGCAGTTGCCGCTGCCGGCGCACATTGATGCATTGGCAGTCCTCTCCGCGATCGATGTGCGCAAAGATGTGGATTGTCTGCACCCTGAAAACGTTGGCCTGCTGGCGCAGAAAGGCCGGGCGCCGCGCTTCGTCCCCTGCACGCCGGCTGGCGTCATGCACCTGCTGCAAGTTGCCAATGTGCCCCTGGCTGGCGCCAATGCCATAGTGCTCGGCCGCTCCAACATCGTGGGCATGCCGCTCTCGCTACTGCTCGTGCGCGCCGATGCCACCGTCACCATCGCCCACTCCCGCACGCGTGATCTGCCCGCCGTGTGCCGCCAAGCCGATGTGCTCGTGGCGGCCGTCGGCGTGCCGGAGCTGGTGCGCGGCGATTGGATCAAGCCCGGCGCCACGGTGATCGATGTCGGCGTCAATCGCATCAGCGACCCGACCGCCAAGCAGGGCAGCCGCATCGTCGGTGATGTAGCCTATGGCGAGGCCGCTGAGCGTGCCGGCGTGATCACGCCAGTGCCTGGTGGGGTCGGCCCGCTGACGATTGCCATGTTGCTGCAAAACACCTTGCACGCCGCCGAAGTGCAGCCATAA
- a CDS encoding VOC family protein → MPYKPSNYNDLSPYLIVESANRLMEFLEKALGATRIQSYEHEGRVMHAEMQVGDTVLMLADASEQYPAVKSVMHLYLADVDAAFASSLAAGGVEVHPPMQNEGEADRRGTFTDPCGNLWSLSTKMG, encoded by the coding sequence ATGCCCTACAAACCCAGCAACTACAATGACCTTTCGCCCTATCTCATTGTCGAAAGTGCCAACCGCCTGATGGAGTTCCTCGAGAAGGCGCTGGGCGCCACCCGCATCCAGTCCTACGAGCATGAGGGCCGCGTGATGCACGCCGAGATGCAAGTGGGCGACACTGTGCTCATGCTCGCTGATGCCAGCGAGCAGTACCCCGCCGTCAAGAGCGTTATGCACCTCTACCTGGCCGATGTGGATGCTGCCTTTGCCAGCAGCCTGGCCGCCGGCGGCGTAGAAGTGCACCCGCCCATGCAGAACGAGGGCGAGGCCGATCGCCGCGGCACCTTCACCGACCCCTGTGGCAATCTGTGGTCACTCAGCACCAAGATGGGCTAA